In a single window of the Rattus norvegicus strain BN/NHsdMcwi chromosome 6, GRCr8, whole genome shotgun sequence genome:
- the Gpr65 gene encoding psychosine receptor, with protein MTMNSTCVEEQHDLDHYLFPVVYIFVFIVSVPANIGSLCVSFLQAKKENELGVYLFSLSLSDLLYALTLPLWINYTWNKDNWTLSPTLCKGSVFFTYLNFYSSTAFLTCIALDRYLAVVYPLRFSFLRTRRFAFITSLSIWILESVFNSILLWEDETSVEYCDAEKSNFTLCYDKYPLEKWQINLNLFRTFLGYAIPLVTIMICNHKVYRAVKHNQATENNERRRIIKLLASITLTFILCFTPFHVMVLIRCILERNVNFNNKTGKQTFTVYRITVALTSLNCVADPILYCFVTETGRSDMWNILKVCARKRNRSRGQKRDILSVSTRDTIELEIIE; from the coding sequence ATGACGATGAACAGCACATGTGTTGAAGAACAGCATGACCTGGACCACTATTTGTTCCCAGTGGtctacatatttgtgtttatagtcAGCGTCCCAGCCAACATCGGCTCTTTATGTGTATCTTTTCTGCAAGCgaagaaggaaaatgaactaGGAGTTTACCTCTTCAGTCTGTCACTGTCAGATCTGCTGTATGCGTTGACGCTGCCTCTCTGGATAAACTACACTTGGAATAAAGACAACTGGACGCTCTCTCCCACCTTGTGCAAAGGAAGCGTTTTCTTCACCTACCTGAACTTTTACAGCAGCACGGCCTTCCTCACTTGCATTGCCTTGGACCGCTATTTAGCAGTCGTCTACCCTCTaaggttttcttttctaagaacaAGAAGATTTGCATTTATCACCAGCCTGTCTATCTGGATATTGGAATCCGTCTTTAACTCCATCCTTCTGTGGGAAGACGAAACAAGTGTCGAATACTGTGATGCAGAGAAATCTAATTTCACTCTCTGCTATGACAAATACCCTCTGGAGAAGTGGCAGATAAACCTTAACCTGTTCAGGACTTTCCTGGGCTACGCAATACCCTTGGTCACCATCATGATCTGCAACCATAAAGTCTACCGCGCCGTGAAGCACAACCAAGCTACGGAAAACAACGAAAGGAGACGGATCATAAAGCTGCTTGCCAGCATCACGCTGACTTTCATCTTATGCTTTACCCCTTTCCACGTGATGGTGCTCATCCGCTGCATTTTAGAGCGCAACGTGAACTTCAATAACAAGACTGGAAAGCAGACATTTACGGTGTACAGAATCACAGTGGCCCTGACGAGTCTAAACTGTGTCGCCGATCCAATTCTCTACTGTTTCGTGACGGAAACCGGGAGATCCGATATGTGGAAcatattaaaagtgtgtgctaggAAGCGCAATAGATCCCGAGGACAAAAAAGAGACATACTTTCTGTGTCCACAAGAGATACCATAGAACTGGAGATTATAGAATAA